In the Streptomyces cinnamoneus genome, CCGCCCGGATGAAGGACCTGCACAAGCTCGCCGGGGAGCACCACGTCGGCACGGTCTTCTTCGAGACCCTCGCCAACCCCGGCACCGCCAAGACGTTCGCCCAGGACCTCGGCCTGAAGACCGACGTCCTCGATCCCCTTGAGGGGATCACCAAGGACTCCAGGGGCCGCGACTACTTCGGGGTCATGGAGGCCAACCTCACCGCCCTGCAGAAGGCGCTCGGCACCAAGTGAACGCGCCCGAGGAGGCAAACATGGAGCAGCCCGTCATATCCGTGCGCGGCGCCACGGCGGCACTGGGCTCACGCCCGGTGCTGCGCGGGGTCGACCTGACCGTGCGCCGCGGCGAGGTCGTCGCCCTGCTCGGCGCCAACGGCTCCGGCAAGTCCACGGCCGTCCGGGCCATCGTCGGACAGGTGCCGCTCACCGGCGGCGAGCTGGAGCTGTTCGGCACCCCGCGCCGCCGCTTCCGCGACTGGGCCCGGGTCGGCTACGTACCCCAGCGCACCACCGCGGCCAGTGGCGTGCCGGCGACCGTCCGCGAGGTCGTCGCCGCCGGGCGGCTGGCCCGGACCAAGCTGGGCCCGACGCGCAAGGCCGACCGGGAGGCCGTGGCCCGGGCGCTGGAGCTGGTGGGCATGGCCGACCGGATCAAGGACTCGGTGAACGCGCTCTCCGGCGGCCAGCACCAGCGGGTGCTGATCGCCCGGGCGCTGGTCGGCGAGCCGGACCTGCTGATCATGGACGAGCCGATGGCCGGCGTGGACCTCGCCAGCCAGGAGGTCCTCGCGAGCGCCGTGCGCGAGCAGGTCTCCCGGGGCACCACCGTCCTGCTCGTGCTGCACGAGCTGGGCCCGCTGGAGCCGCTCATCGACCGCGCGGTGGTGCTCCGCGACGGCTGCGTCGTCCACGACGGCCCCCCGCCCAAGGCCGTGGGCCAGCACGCCCTCCCCGGCCACGACCACGTACACCCGCACGCCGACCCGGCCGCGGAACCGATCCGGACAGGGCTGCTGACCTGATGGAAATCCTCGAACTCGCCTTCATGCAGCGGGCGCTGCTGGCCGCCCTCCTCGTGGGCGTCACCGCCCCCGCGATCGGCATCTACCTCGTCCAGCGCCGGCAGGCGCTGATGGGCGACGGCATCGGTCACGTCGCCCTCACCGGCGTGGGCCTGGGCTTCCTGCTCAACACCAGCCCCGTGTGGGTGGCCACCGCCGTCTGCATCGTCGGCGCCGTGGTGATGGAGCTGATCCGCTCCTACGGCAAGGCGCGCGGCGACATCGCGCTCGCCATGCTGTTCTACGGCGGCATGGCGGGCGGCGTGATGCTGATGAGCCTGTCCTCCAACGGCTCCAGCGCCAACCTGACCAGCTACCTGTTCGGCTCGATCGCCACGGTCTCGCAGGAGGACATCGTCGCCATCTGCCTGCTGGCGGCCTTCGTCGTGCTCACCACGGTCGGGCTGCGCAGGCAGTTGTTCGCCGTCTGCCAGGACGAGGAGTTCGCCCGGGTGACGGGGCTGCCGGTGCGGCTGCTGAACCTGCTGGTGGCCGTCACCGCCGCCGTGACCGTGACCGTCGCGATGCGCGTGGTGGGCCTGCTGCTGGTCAGCGCCCTGATGGTGATCCCCGTGGCCGCCTCGCAGCAGATCGCCCGCAGCTTCGCCACGACCTTCGCGATGGCAGTCGCCACTGGGGTGCTGGTGACCCTTTCGGGCACCGTCACCTCGTATTACGTGGACGTGCCGTCCGGCGCCACGATCGTCCTGATGGCCATCGGCGTCTTCGTCGCCCTGACCGCGCTGGCGACGCCGCTGGCGAGGAAGCGGGCGGCCAGGACGGCGCGGGCCGAGCACTGCACGCTGGAGCCGGAGGCCCCGGGCGCGCCCGCCGACGACGTCCACGTCTGAGCACCGCGGGCGCCGGGGGCTTCGACTGCTTGCCGGGTGCACCCGGCGGGCCTGGCACAATTGTCGTGGCAAAACGTGCGACAGGTGTTCAGGCGAGCTTGAGGAGGCAACTGTGGCGACCGCCGGTCCCCCGGTACGCGGCCGAGCCACCAAGCAGCGGGCCGCGGTCGCGGCCGCGCTCGACGAGGTGGACGAATTCCGCAGCGCGCAGGAACTCCACGACATGCTCAGGCACCGCGGCGCCTCGGTGGGCCTGACCACGGTGTACCGCACGCTGCAGTCCCTCGCCGACGCCGGCGAGGTCGACGTCCTGCGCACCAGCGAGGGCGAGGCGGTCTACCGCCGTTGCTCCAGCGGGCACCACCACCACCTGGTCTGCCGGATGTGCGGCAAGGCCGTGGAGGTCGAGGGGCCGGCCGTGGAGAAGTGGGCCGACTCGATCGCCGAGGAGCACGGCTTCGTGGACGTCGCCCACACGATCGAGATCTTCGGCA is a window encoding:
- a CDS encoding metal ABC transporter ATP-binding protein, producing MEQPVISVRGATAALGSRPVLRGVDLTVRRGEVVALLGANGSGKSTAVRAIVGQVPLTGGELELFGTPRRRFRDWARVGYVPQRTTAASGVPATVREVVAAGRLARTKLGPTRKADREAVARALELVGMADRIKDSVNALSGGQHQRVLIARALVGEPDLLIMDEPMAGVDLASQEVLASAVREQVSRGTTVLLVLHELGPLEPLIDRAVVLRDGCVVHDGPPPKAVGQHALPGHDHVHPHADPAAEPIRTGLLT
- a CDS encoding Fur family transcriptional regulator, encoding MATAGPPVRGRATKQRAAVAAALDEVDEFRSAQELHDMLRHRGASVGLTTVYRTLQSLADAGEVDVLRTSEGEAVYRRCSSGHHHHLVCRMCGKAVEVEGPAVEKWADSIAEEHGFVDVAHTIEIFGTCGECAAKG
- a CDS encoding metal ABC transporter permease codes for the protein MEILELAFMQRALLAALLVGVTAPAIGIYLVQRRQALMGDGIGHVALTGVGLGFLLNTSPVWVATAVCIVGAVVMELIRSYGKARGDIALAMLFYGGMAGGVMLMSLSSNGSSANLTSYLFGSIATVSQEDIVAICLLAAFVVLTTVGLRRQLFAVCQDEEFARVTGLPVRLLNLLVAVTAAVTVTVAMRVVGLLLVSALMVIPVAASQQIARSFATTFAMAVATGVLVTLSGTVTSYYVDVPSGATIVLMAIGVFVALTALATPLARKRAARTARAEHCTLEPEAPGAPADDVHV